The Balaenoptera acutorostrata chromosome 10, mBalAcu1.1, whole genome shotgun sequence genome has a window encoding:
- the C10H6orf132 gene encoding uncharacterized protein C6orf132 homolog, translated as MKKNQTVQGTFSKLFGKKHANPPATSLYATNPPWIFTQEAPEEGTRHFDGIYYGDNRFDTVSESGTATLKARPRVRPLLTFLPLDAQENHGLAVPTPSVPDSFADKQMTGTSKLINGNLRLYSSVGDLRPRHYGQDLLIPPPPPGPAPAPPSDTPQPQEEPSPPPPPSTAPPPPPLLLLEPPSPPSVAPPLPPVMGALSAAPPLPSPSTPTPPDFIPPAPPPPLLPAPAPPAPVSPHTPGTHPFPAAGVTKWKSEVALSDGQPEAPRGSPPRSPAEPKGSLLGPEIHLTFPSSLKVPPPTPVRSSSISSQEAQGALPEEGKATKKAPSRLPLPPSFHIRPASQVYPDRATEPDHPEEPRATAPASPRPSQSQAWTSEQAETPPPAPPLPPPPPPLPPPAPPLPPAAPPLPSAEKAAPPPAGVMKRPKSSSPAPKPKLDPPSPEDTASSESVDWRDPSQMAKLRNELSAYLCGSRREDRFASHRPGPTAASQGKESQKGPSLPEKEAPPSLPEKEAPPSLPEKEAPPSLPEKEAATSLTLPPVDYIPQDSPTPSIWQIRNKLEAQLSSSAEKEAKPSRGSLPPKPQLEGGRIFENRADNGKFSKPMAKNLPPLSATPLPTTPLQSKATPGPATPRQATPPKATPEPATPGPATPPKATPGPATPPKATPKPATPGSAIPPKATPEPATPGSAIPPKATPGPATPPKATPGPATPPKATPLPTTSSQLIAEKNLVPAGQWEKPEHQELAVPSKSEAEGRSSETSKPTQGALSSPALPPKISPGREEVPFLYKPHRSQNSPSRDVAVVMPTLSRGEAVGSGEPVEVKEPQGLPAKPPASAPPAEELLRHPVTGEVVEQGSAMALLLAARQRAQKGRSRGAALGQSSLPGSLRGHRQPRAGSDSIFYNDGQPNSFTVVPKVPKETEKDPQLTSPGQPKVTSQWKPQPRRDPEGMEPSRGYSWTKTEPQAPVAWERPAPSSLPQGRLLPKSSSSPPPSHKREEVEFNFEVIPPPPEFSNDPAPPPRALQYLGLRGSPPRNNFSDLGQLADAGPPCGFSLFSASAGPSGAARGLDHFSGGGRSLIKKRLYVVGETHRSPRLPRGGTGRSPTSPNCFGPQPRGPFAAPGRPEMRRVNSTGRAPPAGLHVRKMSLEGAPRGEAKYKAPCGGGGGNCGDCGCAPATRRSPHSNPHYGSSINTFTVRPGTRHPISYAYSGAHRKAPS; from the exons ATGAAAAAGAACCAGACGGTGCAGGGCACCTTCAGCAAACTCTTTGGCAAGAAGCACGCCAACCCTCCCGCCACCTCCCTCTACGCCACCAACCCCCCCTGGATTTTCACCCAGGAGGCCCCGGAGGAGGGGACCCGGCACTTCG ACGGCATCTATTATGGAGACAACCGATTTGACACAGTGAGTGAGTCAGGAACTGCCACACTGAAAGCTCGGCCAAGAGTCCGGCCCCTGCTGACCTTTCTTCCACTG GATGCCCAGGAGAACCATGGACTGGCTGTGCCCACCCCCTCTGTCCCAGACAGCTTTGCAGACAAACAAATGACAG gCACCAGCAAGCTCATCAACGGCAACCTCCGATTATACAGCTCTGTGGGGGACCTAAGGCCCAGGCACTATGGCCAGGACTTGCTcatccccccgccacccccgggCCCAGCCCCGGCACCACCCTCAGACACTCCGCAGCCTCAGGAGGAgccctcaccaccacctccaccttccacagctcccccgcctcccccgctgctgctgctggaacCCCCGTCCCCGCCCAGCgtggccccacctctgcccccagtAATGGGGGCCCTATCCGCCGcacccccccttccctccccatccaCACCCACCCCTCCGGACTTcattccccctgccccacccccaccccttttgCCAGCCCCGGCTCCCCCAGCTCCAGTGTCTCCTCATACACCGGGGACTCACCCCTTCCCCGCTGCGGGTGTCACCAAGTGGAAATCAGAGGTAGCGCTGAGTGACGGGCAGCCAGAGGCCCCCAGAGGCAGCCCCCCCAGGAGCCCTGCTGAGCCCAAGGGGAGCCTCCTGGGACCAGAGATCCACCTCACCTTCCCCAGCTCGCTCAAGgtgcctcccccaaccccagtcaGGAGTTCATCCATCTCCAGTCAGGAAGCACAAGGGGCTCTTCCTGAGGAAGGAAAGGCCACCAAGAAGGCCCCCAGTCGACTCCCACTGCCTCCCAGCTTCCACATCCGCCCCGCGTCCCAGGTCTACCCCGACAGGGCCACTGAGCCAGACCATCCCGAGGAGCCCAGGGCTACGGCACCAGCCAGTCCGAGGCCGAGCCAGTCCCAGGCCTGGACAAGTGAACAAGCCGAgactccacctccagcccctcccctgccccctcctccacccccactccctcccccagcaccccccctgcccccagctgcccctccttTGCCATCTGCTGAGAAGGCAGCCCCTCCACCGGCTGGGGTTATGAAAAGACCCAAGTCCAGCTCTCCTGCTCCCAAACCCAAACTAGACCCCCCCAGCCCGGAGGACACAGCCTCTTCAGAGTCCGTGGACTGGCGGGATCCCAGCCAGATGGCAAAGCTGCGGAACGAGCTGTCAGCCTATCTCTGCGGCTCCAGGAGAGAGGACCGGTTTGCCAGTCATAGACCAGGCCCAACTGCAGCCTCTCAGGGAAAGGAGAGCCAGAAGGGCCCCAGCCTGCCAGAGAAGGAGGCGCCCCCAAGCCTGCCAGAGAAGGAGGCGCCCCCAAGCCTGCCAGAGAAGGAGGCGCCCCCAAGCCTGCCAGAGAAGGAG GCTGCCACCAGCCTGACCCTCCCGCCTGTGGACTACATCCCCCAAGACTCGCCAACTCCTAGCATCTGGCAGATCCGGAATAAGTTGGAGGCCCAGCTTTCCTCATCAGCAGAGAAGGAAGCCAAGCCCAGCAGAGGGTCTCTGCCTCCCAAACCTCAGCTAGAAGGGGGAAGAATCTTTGAAAACAGGGCTGATAACGGCAAATTCTCCAAGCCCATGGCCAAGAATCTGCCACCTCTATCCGCCACCCCTCTGCCAACCACACCACTCCAGTCCAAGGCCACGCCTGGACCAGCCACACCCAGACAAGCCACACCACCCAAGGCCACACCTGAGCCAGCCACACCTGGACCAGCCACACCACCCAAGGCCACACCTGGACCAGCCACACCACCCAAGGCCACACCTAAGCCAGCCACACCTGGATCAGCCATACCACCCAAGGCCACACCTGAGCCAGCCACACCTGGATCAGCCATACCACCCAAGGCCACACCTGGACCAGCCACACCACCCAAGGCCACACCTGGACCAGCCACACCACCCAAGGCCACACCTCTGCCCACCACATCATCCCAACTGATAGCAGAGAAGAACCTAGTCCCAGCTGGGCAGTGGGAGAAGCCAGAACATCAAGAACTTGCAGTGCCCTCCAAGTCAGAGGCAGAAGGGCGCTCCTCAGAGACCAGTAAGCCTACACAGGGAGCCCTCTCATCTCCAGCCCTCCCCCCAAAGATATCCCCTGGCCGAGAAGAGGTGCCATTTCTCTATAAGCCCCATCGCAGCCAGAACAGCCCCAGCAGAGATGTGGCCGTGGTGATGCCCACCCTGTCCAGAGGAGAGGCTGTAGGGTCAGGGGAGCCTGTGGAGGTGAAGGAGCCCCAGGGGCTGCCAGCCAAGCCCCCTGCCTCAGCCCCGCCCGCTGAGGAACTCCTCAGGCATCCAGTGACAGGGGAGGTGGTGGAGCAGGGCTCCGCGATGGCTCTGCTCCTTGcagccaggcagagggcacagaagGGGAGGTCCAgaggggctgccctgggccaGTCCTCCCTGCCAGGGAGTCTCCGTGGCCACAGACAGCCCAGGGCAGGCTCTGACAGCATCTTCTACAACGACGGCCAGCCCAACTCCTTCACAGTGGTCCCCAAGGTAcccaaggagactgagaaggaccCCCAGCTAACCTCGCCAGGACAGCCCAAGGTAACCAGTCAGTGGAAGCCCCAGCCCCGCAGAGACCCAGAGGGCATGGAGCCCAGCCGCGGGTACAGCTGGACAAAGACGGAGCCGCAggcccctgtggcctgggaaagacCAGCGCCCTCCAGCCTCCCCCAGGGCCGCCTGCTGCCCAagtcctcctcttcccctcctccttcccacaagagggaggaggtggagttCAACTTTGAGGTCATCCCACCGCCGCCAGAATTCAGCAATGaccccgcgcccccgccccgcgccctgCAGTATCTGGGGCTCCGGGGCTCCCCTCCCCGGAACAACTTCTCAGACTTGGGGCAGCTCGCGGACGCGGGCCCCCCTTGCGGCTTCTCGCTCTTTTCCGCCAGTGCGGGCCCCTCCGGGGCCGCCAGGGGCCTGGACCATTTCTCGGGCGGGGGCCGTTCGCTTATCAAGAAGCGCCTGTACGTCGTCGGGGAGACCCACCGCAGCCCCAGGCTGCCCCGGGGCGGCACTGGCCGCAGCCCGACCTCCCCCAACTGCTTCGGGCCGCAGCCCAGAGGGCCCTTCGCAGCGCCCGGACGCCCGGAGATGCGGCGCGTCAACTCGACGGGTCGCGCGCCCCCCGCCGGCCTGCACGTGCGGAAGATGTCCCTGGAGGGCGCCCCCCGCGGAGAGGCCAAGTACAAAGCGCCctgcggtggcggcggcggcaaCTGCGGCGACTGCGGCTGCGCCCCGGCTACCCGCAG GTCTCCCCACAGCAACCCCCACTATGGAAGCTCCATCAACACATTCACCGTGAGGCCCGGGACCCGGCATCCCATCTCCTATGCCTACTCAGGGGCCCATAGGAAGGCCCCATCCTGA